From the genome of Lotus japonicus ecotype B-129 chromosome 6, LjGifu_v1.2, one region includes:
- the LOC130725714 gene encoding NAC domain-containing protein 83-like, with protein sequence MTSFEMEGLITNEEDGRVRLLPGYMFDPTDEVLVDFYLKRRVFFQPLPVQIIPYFDVFETEPWKLPGGDGKIFNERKCFFYNTMGRGLESLDMRVAGNGQWKIVEKGKDIHTPCNKEIIGKRNTLIFWEVQGAYARMTKWVMHEFRLVLIANPTQMSKWAVYRIFMKKNEIGYNGESSNGDRNT encoded by the exons ATGACTTCCTTCGAGATGGAGGGCCTCATAACTAATGAAGAGGATGGGAGAGTTAGGTTGCTTCCCGGATACATGTTTGATCCCACTGATGAGGTTCTTGTGGATTTCTATCTGAAGAGGAGGGTTTTTTTTCAACCTCTCCCTGTTCAAATAATTCCATATTTTGATGTGTTTGAGACTGAGCCTTGGAAGTTACCTGGAGGAG ATGGAAAGATTTTCAATGAGCGTAAGTGCTTTTTCTACAACACCATGGGTCGTGGCCTTGAAAGTCTTGACATGAGAGTTGCAGGAAATGGCCAATGGAAGATTGTGGAGAAAGGCAAAGATATTCATACCCCTTGCAACAAGGAGATTATTGGGAAGAGAAACACCCTAATATTCTGGGAGGTGCAAGGAGCCTACGCTAGGATGACCAAATGGGTGATGCACGAGTTCCGCCTTGTGTTAATAGCTAACCCAACTCAG ATGTCAAAATGGGCTGTGTACCGTATATTTATGAAGAAGAATGAAATAGGTTACAATGGGGAAAGCTCCAACGGTGACAGAAATACATGA
- the LOC130725715 gene encoding uncharacterized protein LOC130725715, with translation MRSMKTRGTSSCTKSGKKEISEEGGGEVQVALGDVIYVKLPSGSWWPGQVVDENSVPERVKPSKRSAGEVLVRVYGSYTYLYADPAKSRLEFEEILKLNNGSHQQILLQSLEKDLSSTKSSRSKGSSSEIEGTPRRSKRQKQNDDVLGRQSHEPSSAGMSQELSAPRGG, from the coding sequence ATGCGAAGTATGAAAACTAGGGGCACTTCCAGTTGTACGAAGAGCGGGAAAAAGGAGATTTCTGAAGAAGGAGGAGGGGAAGTTCAAGTGGCATTGGGAGATGTAATATATGTCAAGCTTCCTAGTGGCTCGTGGTGGCCTGGACAGGTTGTTGATGAAAATAGTGTTCCTGAGAGGGTTAAACCTAGCAAACGGTCAGCAGGGGAAGTCCTTGTTCGGGTGTATGGAAGCTATACATACTTGTATGCGGATCCTGCTAAATCCCGTTTGGAGTTTGAGGAGATACTCAAACTTAATAATGGTTCCCACCAACAAATACTTCTGCAATCTCTTGAAAAGGATCTTTCTAGCACAAAGTCCTCTAGATCAAAGGGGTCATCATCGGAGATTGAAGGAACACCGAGACGAAGCAAGCGCCAAAAGCAAAATGATGATGTTCTGGGTAGGCAAAGTCATGAACCATCTTCAGCAGGAATGTCCCAAGAGTTGAGTGCGCCCCGAGGAGGATAA